CCACCGAGCACGGCGACGGCCTCGGCGACGAACGACTCGACCGCGGCGGCGTCCGTCACGTCACAGGCGAGCGCTTGCACACGCTCGCCGGCGAGGTCGTCCAGCGCCTCCGCGAGCGAGGCCTCGGTGCTCGCGATCGCCTTGCCGATGCCCCTGGTCCCGCCGGTCACGATCGCGCGCGCGCCGTCCAGCCGCCGTTGACTCACCACAACCTCGATCGTCGTTACTGCGAGCGGAACACGCCGAGTGACACGAGCCGGGTGTCGATGTCGATGACCGAGTGGGCCAGCGACTCCGCATTGACGGAGTAGTGGGTCTC
This sequence is a window from Luteitalea sp.. Protein-coding genes within it:
- a CDS encoding SDR family NAD(P)-dependent oxidoreductase, which produces LRGADRPRGRGDPADGEDRQGQRHGARPGAARALHPPARDPLLRQCGVAGPLGHRHRHPARVTRRVPLAVTTIEVVVSQRRLDGARAIVTGGTRGIGKAIASTEASLAEALDDLAGERVQALACDVTDAAAVESFVAEAVAVLGGLDVLVNNAGTYMLGRFEDLDDADWQRTFDVNVFGSVRCARAALPHLRASTSGRIVNIAST